The Thiogranum longum genome includes a region encoding these proteins:
- a CDS encoding type II secretion system F family protein, translating to MPEFQYKARGHRGDAIEGVIDAPSSDIAATRLIEGGLTPVDIHIAEEKSGLSADLSDLFPAKIELIDLIQFSRQMYSLMKAGVPILSALHGLAVNGRNRTLGRTLNGVIENLEAGRDLSSSLAQFPDVFSVFYVSLVRVGETSGRLDEVFRQLATYLDRELKTRKKVKSALRYPTFVLTAILAAITIINIFVIPAFAEVFKSLGGQLPLPTRILVAMSNATVNHWELLLLGAAVIFVGGHFYINSDAGRYKWHKLQLRLPMVGKVMYKATLARFSRLFALVLNAGVPIVTALSVIGRALNNEFIEERVLSMRDGIERGESVSRTASSTGIFDHLVLQMLEVGEESGTTGELLKDISDYYDDEVDYAIEKLSASIEPTLTIALACLVALLAAGVFLPMWDLYKVAL from the coding sequence ATGCCTGAATTTCAATATAAAGCACGAGGCCATCGCGGCGACGCCATTGAAGGTGTTATCGATGCACCCAGTTCGGATATTGCCGCCACACGTCTGATCGAAGGTGGGTTGACGCCGGTAGATATACACATCGCTGAAGAAAAATCCGGCCTGAGCGCAGACCTTAGCGACCTGTTCCCGGCGAAGATTGAATTAATTGACCTTATCCAGTTCAGCCGCCAGATGTACAGCCTGATGAAAGCCGGCGTACCAATTCTCAGTGCCTTGCACGGCCTCGCCGTGAATGGGCGCAACCGTACGTTGGGGCGTACGCTGAATGGCGTCATTGAAAATCTTGAAGCCGGTCGCGACCTCTCCAGTTCGCTGGCACAGTTTCCAGACGTCTTTTCTGTCTTTTACGTCAGTCTCGTTCGTGTTGGCGAAACCAGCGGTCGTCTCGATGAAGTATTCAGGCAACTGGCAACCTACCTTGACCGCGAACTGAAGACCCGCAAGAAAGTGAAATCAGCCCTGCGTTATCCGACATTTGTCCTGACTGCCATCCTGGCAGCAATCACCATCATTAATATTTTTGTTATTCCCGCTTTTGCAGAGGTATTCAAAAGTCTCGGCGGGCAGCTTCCACTGCCCACCCGGATCCTGGTTGCCATGTCCAATGCAACGGTCAATCATTGGGAACTGCTGCTGCTGGGTGCTGCCGTGATATTTGTCGGCGGCCATTTTTATATCAATAGTGATGCCGGACGCTACAAATGGCACAAGCTGCAACTCCGCCTGCCTATGGTCGGCAAAGTCATGTACAAAGCTACGTTGGCACGTTTCAGTCGTCTTTTTGCGCTGGTACTCAATGCCGGCGTACCGATTGTTACCGCACTGTCCGTTATTGGTCGCGCCCTGAACAACGAGTTCATCGAGGAACGTGTACTCAGCATGCGTGATGGTATTGAACGCGGCGAGTCGGTCAGTCGCACGGCGTCAAGCACCGGGATTTTCGATCACCTGGTCCTGCAAATGCTCGAAGTGGGTGAGGAGTCCGGCACTACTGGCGAGCTACTGAAGGATATATCGGATTACTATGATGATGAAGTCGACTATGCGATCGAAAAGCTCAGTGCTTCGATTGAACCGACACTCACCATAGCCCTGGCCTGCCTGGTTGCCCTGCTGGCAGCCGGTGTATTCCTGCCCATGTGGGATTTGTATAAAGTTGCACTCTGA
- a CDS encoding type II secretion system protein encodes MKKEAGFTLIELVAVLVILALLGAMAVPRFVDVSGQALTAAQNGSLAGVRSGHAMAIADLRRLPTVTELSTYVGGPNISAVGTGIQVVINGTNYTVETFTDTTCTAATAAVADTVGCIGTIN; translated from the coding sequence ATGAAAAAAGAAGCGGGTTTTACCCTAATAGAGCTGGTAGCAGTACTGGTTATTCTGGCCCTGCTGGGCGCAATGGCAGTACCGCGTTTTGTCGACGTATCCGGCCAGGCACTCACAGCTGCACAAAACGGCTCACTGGCAGGTGTACGATCCGGCCATGCAATGGCGATTGCCGACCTGCGTCGTCTTCCGACCGTTACAGAATTGTCAACATACGTCGGTGGTCCGAATATTTCGGCTGTCGGTACCGGTATACAAGTCGTCATCAATGGCACCAACTACACCGTTGAGACTTTCACCGACACCACATGCACTGCGGCTACCGCTGCTGTAGCGGATACCGTCGGTTGTATCGGTACTATTAACTAG
- a CDS encoding pilus assembly FimT family protein, with translation MPALFFGHNAMDVVISKKSCRGFTLVELVAVLLILGVTSSAIMLRWAPGDQSLPAQADLLARNLRHTQAMALSRGVALTLDVQSPTTYAITDGAATIRDSAGALQDFVLDNGVTLSVSDLKFDSLGRPLSGASLMSTTRSWTLSGESSIATVLVQPLTGHVTVAP, from the coding sequence GTGCCCGCCCTTTTTTTTGGACATAACGCCATGGATGTCGTCATTTCAAAAAAAAGTTGTCGCGGGTTCACGCTTGTCGAGCTTGTAGCCGTTTTATTGATTCTGGGTGTCACAAGCAGCGCCATCATGCTGCGCTGGGCGCCTGGCGACCAGTCGCTCCCGGCACAGGCTGACCTGCTGGCACGTAACCTGCGCCATACACAGGCAATGGCACTATCACGCGGTGTGGCGCTGACACTGGATGTCCAGTCCCCGACGACTTACGCCATAACCGATGGCGCGGCTACTATTCGAGATTCTGCCGGTGCGCTGCAGGATTTTGTTCTGGATAATGGCGTAACACTGAGTGTCAGTGATTTGAAATTTGATTCACTGGGCCGCCCCCTGAGTGGCGCCAGCCTCATGTCTACGACCCGGAGCTGGACGCTGAGTGGTGAAAGTTCTATAGCAACCGTCCTGGTTCAGCCCCTGACGGGCCATGTCACGGTGGCGCCATGA
- a CDS encoding type IV pilus modification PilV family protein: MNCPDRKCCSGFTLLELIAVIVILAIAAVPISGLFTKASLSLLENRSIQTATQLAQEQAELILGRRRTQGFASIITGTYPEVLAGNYTGFNRTTSISQPVTAPAGCPAGALCDLVTVSVDKGASPLSEITFVLVDY, translated from the coding sequence ATGAACTGCCCGGATCGCAAATGCTGTAGCGGATTTACACTTCTGGAACTCATTGCGGTTATCGTCATACTGGCTATTGCTGCTGTCCCCATTTCAGGACTGTTCACCAAAGCCAGCCTGAGCCTTCTCGAAAACCGAAGTATTCAGACAGCAACACAACTGGCGCAGGAGCAGGCAGAACTGATTCTTGGACGACGGCGCACCCAGGGGTTTGCCTCCATAATCACCGGCACATACCCCGAAGTACTTGCGGGAAACTATACCGGCTTCAATCGCACCACGTCCATAAGCCAACCCGTCACGGCACCTGCAGGTTGTCCCGCAGGTGCGTTGTGCGACCTGGTCACTGTTTCGGTCGATAAAGGCGCAAGCCCCTTGTCGGAAATCACCTTTGTGCTGGTGGACTACTGA
- a CDS encoding type II secretion system protein, protein MKVCSKHDGFTLLEMVVTIATLSLLAMLLTPYLSLSVQAYNENALESNVLGELRYATERITRELREIRRNPSSLSDYEVSTPLVVGSISFVRNDGETVTIEDASPQLNMRYASVAANAAFPLSNSLQLLTFNYLRNDEVTPATGSSDLAYIEFEIQLSSNGKTYSQRSRVSLRAQP, encoded by the coding sequence ATGAAGGTTTGCAGCAAACACGATGGTTTCACCCTGCTCGAGATGGTGGTTACTATCGCCACACTGTCACTGCTTGCCATGCTGCTGACTCCGTACCTCAGCCTTTCGGTACAGGCCTACAATGAAAATGCCCTCGAATCAAACGTGCTTGGTGAATTGCGCTATGCCACAGAACGTATCACGCGTGAACTTCGTGAAATACGACGCAACCCCTCGTCGCTTTCCGACTACGAAGTTTCAACACCTCTGGTTGTGGGCAGCATCAGCTTTGTCCGCAATGACGGTGAAACTGTAACCATTGAAGACGCATCGCCACAACTGAATATGCGCTATGCGTCAGTTGCTGCAAACGCTGCTTTTCCGCTCAGTAATTCTTTGCAGCTGCTGACATTCAACTACCTGCGCAATGACGAAGTGACACCTGCCACCGGTTCTTCCGATCTTGCCTATATCGAGTTCGAAATTCAGCTCTCCTCCAACGGAAAAACCTACAGCCAGCGTAGCCGGGTCAGTCTGAGGGCGCAGCCATGA
- a CDS encoding pilus assembly PilX N-terminal domain-containing protein, producing MTRLPQHQRGAITLVGALFIVVVLSVMAISLLQMARSNILNSAVNNDAIEALFVAETGVEHASYLYASTSSCAGLAGVGPVAAGRGSFVLSNPVVQPGGECRVQVTASVVSAGTAPSVRSARVDLRLGLPTGAWAVGKNGAIFFWDGTSWTASSFTASDDLKAITCPTANVCHAVGKNGVVLHYIGGTWTETILDPGEDYEDIACAPSNPDYCFLVGKQGGGIIRFWDGSSWSAPSASTAIVDDLKAVTCPSTTCYAVGKKNQPPLVYNGSTWVNDGTDNINKELKGVSCYSTTGCQAVGKRNGSNYTFAQRPGGSFTWQRNQVASGFNKPDLESVYCISASDCWAAGKKRKPGNDFSLVHWDGTSWISWPTAALGKGEDLKGISCSSTIDCFAVGKKGSVLHWNGSTWSDASSGLTNPDLESVVFTGGSSGSSVALVRWEELIRN from the coding sequence ATGACGCGCTTACCACAACATCAACGCGGCGCAATCACCCTGGTAGGCGCGTTGTTCATCGTGGTCGTTCTGTCTGTCATGGCCATTTCACTGCTACAGATGGCGCGCAGCAATATCCTCAACAGCGCGGTAAACAATGATGCCATAGAAGCCCTGTTCGTTGCCGAGACAGGCGTCGAGCATGCATCCTATCTTTATGCCAGTACGAGTTCATGTGCCGGACTGGCCGGTGTTGGTCCGGTGGCAGCAGGGCGCGGGAGCTTCGTGCTCAGTAACCCGGTGGTGCAACCGGGTGGCGAATGCCGTGTACAGGTAACCGCCAGTGTTGTGTCGGCCGGCACAGCCCCTTCTGTCCGCTCGGCACGGGTTGACCTTCGACTCGGTCTCCCGACCGGCGCGTGGGCTGTCGGTAAAAATGGCGCGATTTTTTTCTGGGATGGCACAAGCTGGACCGCATCCTCTTTTACGGCAAGCGATGACCTTAAAGCCATCACTTGTCCTACTGCAAACGTCTGCCACGCTGTCGGAAAAAATGGTGTCGTTCTGCACTATATCGGCGGGACATGGACAGAAACCATCCTGGATCCAGGCGAAGATTATGAAGATATTGCCTGTGCACCGAGTAACCCGGACTACTGCTTCCTTGTCGGTAAACAGGGTGGCGGTATTATTCGTTTCTGGGATGGCAGTAGCTGGTCGGCGCCCTCCGCGTCAACAGCCATTGTTGATGACCTCAAGGCAGTAACTTGCCCGTCCACCACCTGCTACGCCGTCGGGAAGAAGAACCAGCCGCCACTGGTCTATAACGGTAGCACATGGGTCAACGACGGTACTGATAACATAAACAAGGAACTCAAGGGCGTCAGTTGCTACTCAACCACCGGTTGCCAGGCTGTCGGTAAAAGAAACGGTTCGAATTATACTTTTGCACAACGTCCGGGCGGTTCATTTACCTGGCAACGAAACCAGGTTGCATCGGGCTTTAACAAACCAGACCTTGAATCGGTCTATTGCATATCCGCCAGTGACTGCTGGGCAGCCGGCAAGAAGCGCAAGCCAGGTAATGATTTTAGCCTGGTACACTGGGACGGCACCAGTTGGATTAGCTGGCCTACTGCAGCACTCGGTAAAGGTGAAGACCTGAAAGGCATATCCTGCTCTTCCACAATCGACTGTTTTGCAGTAGGAAAGAAGGGTAGCGTCCTGCACTGGAATGGCAGCACATGGTCAGACGCATCATCAGGTTTAACCAACCCTGACCTGGAATCCGTCGTGTTTACCGGGGGCTCGTCTGGCAGCAGCGTCGCCCTGGTTCGTTGGGAAGAACTCATCAGAAATTGA
- the pilM gene encoding type IV pilus biogenesis protein PilM: MFSFTKKQKGNRLTALAQSPAGTVCATIVKTGTDKPRLELCGFYPANPGQSATGHLQQLARQLKLSGNSVTTLLPIGNYQLMMVEAPEVPPAELKAAVRWRIRDLIDFHIDDAVLDVFDAPPSGARGVQESLYVVVSRTSTVKSLIEPFEAAGIELGIIDIPELAMRNIAARLEADKDGIALIFFGADHALVTLTRNSTLYLARSMDFGYRQLQESPELVDRLALELQRSMDYYDRHFQQAPISTVALCPLPVELSDLASRLGEQTGLPVQTIDIADIVEIGGDVETDQLGECVLAIGAALRTEATQL, encoded by the coding sequence GTGTTTTCATTTACGAAAAAACAAAAAGGGAACCGCCTGACCGCGCTCGCGCAAAGTCCGGCAGGTACGGTCTGCGCCACGATAGTGAAAACGGGCACGGACAAGCCGCGACTTGAGCTGTGTGGCTTCTATCCAGCCAACCCTGGCCAGTCAGCCACCGGACACCTTCAGCAACTGGCGCGACAGCTCAAACTTTCCGGAAACAGTGTGACCACGCTACTGCCGATAGGTAACTACCAGCTGATGATGGTCGAAGCACCTGAAGTCCCTCCGGCGGAACTGAAAGCGGCCGTACGCTGGCGCATACGTGACCTGATTGATTTTCATATAGATGATGCCGTGCTTGATGTATTTGATGCGCCGCCCAGTGGCGCGCGCGGTGTGCAGGAAAGTCTCTATGTGGTGGTGTCACGCACATCGACGGTCAAATCGCTGATAGAGCCCTTTGAGGCTGCCGGCATTGAGTTGGGCATTATCGATATTCCCGAGCTCGCCATGCGTAATATCGCCGCCCGCCTCGAGGCTGACAAGGACGGTATCGCGCTGATTTTTTTCGGCGCAGATCACGCCCTCGTTACCCTGACACGCAACTCGACCCTCTACCTGGCACGCAGCATGGACTTCGGTTACCGACAGTTGCAGGAATCGCCGGAACTGGTCGACCGTCTGGCGCTGGAGCTTCAACGCTCCATGGACTACTACGACCGGCACTTTCAGCAGGCGCCGATCAGCACGGTGGCATTATGCCCGCTGCCCGTTGAACTGTCCGACCTGGCATCACGCCTTGGCGAGCAGACGGGTTTGCCAGTTCAAACCATCGATATTGCGGACATTGTCGAAATCGGTGGTGATGTTGAAACGGACCAGCTTGGTGAATGCGTACTTGCTATCGGAGCTGCGTTACGTACCGAGGCAACTCAACTCTAG